In the genome of Populus alba chromosome 11, ASM523922v2, whole genome shotgun sequence, one region contains:
- the LOC118031383 gene encoding uncharacterized protein translates to MGVDYYNTLKVDKNAKDEDLKKAYRKLAMKWHPDKNPNNKKEAEAKFKQISEAYEVLSDPQKRAIYDQYGEEGLKGQVPPPEAGGPGGATFFSTGDGPATFRFNPRNADDIFAEFFGFSSPFGGMGGGGGGMRGGSRSFGGMFGDDIFSSFGEGRPINSAPRKAPPIENTLPCSLEELYKGTTKKMKISREIADVSGKTLPVEEILTIDIKPGWKKGTKITFPEKGNEQPNVIPADLVFVIDEKPHSTFSREGNDLVVTKKISLVEALTGCTVHLTTLDGRTLTIPVNNVIHPDYEEVVAKEGMPLPKDPSKRGNLRIKFDIKFPTRLSAEQKSGIKKLLNS, encoded by the exons ATGGGTGTGGATTACTACAACACATTGAAGGTTGACAAGAATGCTAAAGATGAAGACTTGAAGAAGGCTTATAGAAAGCTAGCTATGAAATGGCATCCTGATAAGAACCCGAATAACAAGAAAGAAGCTGAGGCCAAATTCAAACAGATCTCTGAAGCTTACGAG GTTCTAAGTGATCCTCAAAAGAGAGCAATTTATGATCAATATGGAGAAGAAGGGCTTAAAGGTCAGGTTCCACCACCAGAAGCTGGTGGTCCAGGAGGAGCAACCTTCTTCTCAACAGGAGATGGGCCGGCAACATTCAGATTCAATCCGAGAAATGCTGATGACATTTTTGCTGAATTTTTCGGCTTCTCGAGTCCGTTTGGAGGAAtgggaggtggtggtggtggtatgAGGGGTGGTTCGAGGTCATTTGGTGGAATGTTTGGGGATGatatttttagttcttttgGCGAGGGACGTCCAATCAATTCAGCTCCTCGGAAGGCTCCTCCAATAGAGAATACATTGCCTTGTAGCCTGGAGGAGCTCTACAAGGGGACCactaaaaagatgaagatttcAAGGGAGATTGCTGATGTTAGTGG GAAAACACTGCCCGTGGAGGAAATCTTGACTATTGATATCAAGCCTGGTTGGAAAAAGGGAACAAAAATAACCTTCCCGGAGAAAGGTAATGAGCAGCCAAATGTTATCCCCGCAGATCTTGTCTTCGTAATCGATGAGAAACCACACAGCACATTCTCAAGGGAAGGCAACGATTTGGTTGTGACGAAGAAGATATCTCTTGTAGAAGCTCTAACAGGCTGCACCGTTCATCTCACGACCTTGGATGGGAGGACCCTCACCATCCCCGTCAACAACGTGATTCATCCGGACTATGAGGAAGTAGTCGCCAAGGAAGGTATGCCGCTACCGAAGGACCCATCAAAGAGGGGCAACTTGAGAATCAAGTTCGACATCAAATTCCCAACAAGGCTATCTGCTGAGCAGAAGTCAGGAATCAAGAAACTATTAAATTCTTAG